The window TCAGACCACCGGCCTCATCGGCACCCCGCTGTACATGCCTCCCGAGCTCATCAGTCGGGGCCTGTCCGGACCGCCAGGGGATGTGTACTCAACCGGCGTCATGCTCTATGAGCTCCTCGCCGGGCGCACTCCTTTTGCCGGGCCGGGAACGGATTTCAGCGTCGCTTACCGCCACGTTTCCGCGCGCCCGCCGAGAATCCCCGTCGACGATGCGGTGTGGGACGTACTTGATGGGCTGTTGTCCAAAGACCCCGCGCAGCGCCCGACCGCGGCCGAAGCTGCGTCGACACTCCGGCGTCTCGCGCCACGTCTTGCCGGCAGCGCTGCCATCGCCCGGGGGGAAGCCCCCGCTGACTTCGCCGCCGTCGACCGCCCCGCGACTGTGGTCCGGGGCGCTTTCTCGGAGGAGGAACTCGCAGCCTTGGCGGCGCCTCCTCCCGCCGGAGACGGCGGGGAGGCTCCGGAACTCGGGGAAGCGGGCAGCGCGACGATCGCCCGTCCAATCCCGCGTCGCGTGGTGCGGCCGCTGGCGGAAGTCCGGCCCGAGGAAACCTCTGCCGTCCCTTTCTGGCGCACGCGCAAAGCCCTGCTGCTCGCCGGCACCGCTGGCCTTTTGCTCGTAGCGATGGTTGTCGGGTTCGCTGTCCTGGCACCGGGAAACCAGCAGAACGCGCCTGCGGCCGCCGGCGAACGGCTGTCCGCGCAGTTGCAGGACACCGCCCTTCCGACGGGCTTGACGATTTCGCGTGCGGCCTCCTACGAGCCCTCTTCCGGTCAGATCCGGTTGACCATCGCTTATGCGGCACAGAAGGCCCCGTTGTCCGGTGATTTCCTGGAGGTAATCCCCGGACTGGCCGGTGGGGACGCGTGCCCGGCGGCCTCATGGGACGGGTCGTCAGTGAGCCGGAACCAGCCCTCGATCACCGGTCTCGACGTAGAGTGCGGCTGGAAGGTGTCAGGACTGGAGATCCCGGCAGGAGGTTCCGTCCAGGTGACCGCGACCGTGCCGGTATCACCCGCAGATCAGAAAGCGCTCGACGCGTGGCTGCGTGCCGGGTCCGGGACGACGACCACCGCGACGCAGGACCCGGCCGTCAAGAGCACCGAATATCCAGTGCAGCGGCTGAAAGGCGTGGAGGTGCGCACTCCGACACGCGTGGTGACGCCCAGCCCGCTGAAGATCACCCTGGTTCCGGTCTGGGCCGGTGGCGCCGACGAGCTGAACCCGATGTACGTGAGTCCGACGTCCGGCAAGCCCTCGCAGATGCTTGTGGCGGTAAGCGGCGGCGAAAAGGGGGTGCGGTTCTCCGATGGCTGCGGCGGGGCGCTGGCGGTCGACAGCGCGGGGCTCACCGTAACGGCCCTGCAGATCACGCCTCAGTGCACCGTGCGTGCCAGCGTCGGTAACTTCACCGAGTTGCAGTCCCAGAGCTTTGGCATTACTTCACGCGAAAATTCGCAGGACTGAGAATTCGGGCACAACGGTGAGGTGGTGACGGTGGCGGGGCGAGTCCGCAGGGCACGGCGCTGCGAACCACGAAGCCTTACCGGCTAGCCTGCGGACACATCGATCAACACCTTGCCGACGATGCTCTCTTCCACCGCCGCGTGGGCCGCAGCCGTCCCGGCCAGGTCAAAGCGATGCAGCGGCAGGCCTGCGGCCTCTCCCACCGGAAGAGCGCCATCGGCGATGGCCGCATTGATGTCCTCGGCAGCGGCGTGCACCGCCGCCATACCAACGGTATAAAGCAACACGAACTGGTAGCGGACGTTGAGGCTGAAATGCCGGCGCACATCCAGGCTCACCAGATCGCCGCCGTTGTTGGCGTAAACCGCCACGGAGCCGCGGTTGCGGATCACTGCCAGGTCGAGCTCGGCGTTCTGCGCGGGTGCCACCTCCACGATCTGGTCGACGCCCCCGGGAGCTATCCGGCGGATCTCAGCCACTGCGCTGGTTTCCCGATAATTGATGACGTGATCGGCGCCGGCGGCCCTGACCAGCGCAGCCTTCGCCGGTCCGCTCACGGTGGTGATCACAACCGCGCCGGCCCACTTAGCGAGCTGAATCGCCGCATGGCCCACGGCGCCGGCCCCACCAGCGACGAGAACCACCTTGCCGTCCAAGGCCCCCGGGTGCAGCCGCCGCGGCCCATCCTCGGCGACCGTCAGGGCGCGGTGGGCGGTGATCGCAGGAACGCCCAGGCTTGCGCCGAGGTCGAACCCGGCGTTCTCCGGCAGCGGAAAGATCCGCTCGGCCGGCACGACGGCGAACTCCTGGGCTGTCCCGCCGTCGGCCCGCTGGTAAGCTGCCAAGGCCAACCAGACCCTGTCACCGACGTGGAGGTGCTTGACACCGGGCCCGACGGCGTCCACCACTCCGGCGCCGTCCTGGTTCGGCACGACCTCCGGGAAGGGCAACGCCTCACCCGGTTTGGCGCCGCGGCGCGACTTCCAGTCGGTGGGGTTCACAGCGGAGACCACCATCCGTACACGCGCCTCCCCGCGCCCCGGATCGCGGACCTCACGGTCGATGAGCTCAAGAACAGACGGATCGCCGGTGGCGCGGTACACGATTGCTTTCATACTCAGAACCAACGCCGGCCCGGACCGAAAATTCCCGCCGGTGCCGGACCAGCCACGGTCCACGATCGTTCCGGGCCTTGGCACCCGCCATATCCGGTGCCTATCCCGGCAGGTCACCACCACGGTTAGCCCGGCGAGGCCAGGGTTCCTCCGGGAGCTGCAAGACAAGGGCCAGTGCCATGAACGGCATCGAGTCTCTGAAGTGGAACGCCGCCTCCTACGCCGGGACCGGCTCCCAGCTACCGGGTTCGCCCGCGAGTCGGCGAACGATGCCGTACCCGCCGGAGGCCTTCAGGACCGGGAGCTGGTCCAGGGCTGCCTTGGTGGCATCCAGCGAGCCGCGGACGGCGACGTCGTGCGGCGGGGCAGGAACGTGACGCCGTGCCAGACATAGGCTCCGGGTGCTCCGTGAGTCAGCCTCGAACATCTCCTGTGGCATGAGACGGCCGGGCCGGGCCACGGGTACTCCGTCCGCAAGTGCAGGGCAGAGTAGTCATGGGGAGCATGGCTTCCCGCTCCGTGACGGGGGAGCCCCGGTGAATTGTTGCACGCTGGATTTAATGGTCTGCAGCGCGGCCAGGTCGTCGCCGGTGGGTTCGGTCCGGCCGATGGTCAGGGACTGGATCATGTGGCCGAGTTCCACCCGGGTGATGACGTGCCTCTCCGCGTCGACTGTGAGGGTTCCGGTGAATTCCGGCTTCTCCAGGTTCGTCAGCGGCACCCGCCAGGCCCCGTCCGTTTCCTCGACCGGTTCCCCGGCGTTGATCTGCCAGTCATCGCCGAGCCGTCCCAGGAAAGCGGACCAGCGGGGAAGTACCAGCGACCAGGGCGGCCTCATCGGAAGGTTCTCCATCGCAGGGCCGTCCTCCGCCGAGCCGTCCGTCTGGATCATTCTGGAGCCGCCGGGCGCATGCAGGAACGCTGGGCCCCCGTCCATCCGGACATCCCAGTAGCCGCCGTCAAAGAAAAGGACGGTCCCCCGCTCCCCTTCCCGGTCAGGGTACGCGGGGAAGTCGGTGGCGAAGCGTGCCGCAAGGAACGCCGGCTCGGCCGCTTCGAAGAGGCCAAGAAGCTGGTGGTGGTTCGGGATCATCGTCACTCCGGTTACTTGACCTTGCAGGAGAGGCTCGTCTGGCAGGTGGCCCGGTGGACGCCTCACTCCGGCGCATCCCGAGCCAGCCGTTATGCAGGAGCCGTGTGCGTCGTACAGGACCGTGGGGAGAGACCACAGCTGTTCAGGAGGGCCCGATCAATGCCGATCGCGACGAGTCCCGACCGGAAATTGCCAAGGGTTCCGGGCATCCTCCGGACGTTTGACGGACCGGGTGACGGCGACAAGGGGAGCCCTTTCCCCGCTCCACGGCAGCATGTATCCAGACCCCGTCGTCCGCCCCGCCACTCAGCCTTTCGACCGGAGCCGCTGGCCAGGCCTGTATTAGCCGGGGAGAGCTACTGCCCAAGACCTAGACACAGCAAGAGACTGGCCAGCGATGATCGCCTGGCCAGTCTCTTGTGCCGACCGCTACAGCGGCTGGATGTTCTCCGCCTGGGGACCCTTAGGACCCTGGGTGATGTCGAACTGGACCTTCTGGTTCTCGTCCAGGGACTTGTATCCGCTGGAGGCGATTGCCGAATAGTGTGCGAACACGTCAGCGCTTCCGTCCTCGGGGGCGATGAAACCAAAGCCCTTTTCGGCGTTGAACCACTTGACAGTACCTGTTGCCATGTTGCTATTCCTTCACGGGTCGCTGGTCGGTTCCGCTTATCGGATTGCCATCCCAGCCACTCACAGTCACGAGCCTACGTGTCAGCCCCGACGGGGGGCAACAAGTGACCGACCCTGTAACGCTTCAAAGGCTAAGCCGCCCTGACAATATTCAGCAGACCGGCGGGGGGTGTGGTCCAGTGCCGCGTGGGTCACCCCGGGCCTCACTGCCGCTGGTGCGCTGGAAGCCCGCTCGTCAACGGGATCTTTTCCGCCCACCCCTCTCCCTATGCCCACCCGGCTTCGAGAGATGAATCGATCCGGGCTCTGCCCCCGGCACCAGTGACACCGCACGGAAAGTCCGGCCGGATGTCATGGGCGTGCTGCTGACAAAAGTCAGACCAGCACATGGCTCTCACGGTCGCTCCGAGGGCGAACGAAGCTGCCTTCGGGATCCAATGCGCCGTTGGGGTGACCGGGATGGCGCACACCATTTACACACCGAAGCGTGCTCCGGGAGTCACCCCTCGGAGCAAAGTATTACTAAAGTGTTTATTCCATGTCTGGGGAGGCCGTAAATCCCACAATCTGTGGAGCTAAGGAGATTCGAACTCCTGACCTCTTCGATGCGAACGAAGCGCTCTACCAACTGAGCTATAGCCCCGAAGCAACGCCGGTCCCGAAGGAACGGCGTTGCCGGTGTCCCTAGGCTACAAACTATCTGCGCTCTTTGCCAGCCAGCCGCGGAAAGTCTCACCGGCGTGGCGTTCCTCCGGCACCAGGTTCAGCCCCGCGCGCAGGTATTTTCCCATCGCGCCGGGCAGCGGCATCCTCACTAAGCGGCCATGGGAGCCGGTGGCGGCCTTCCATTCCAGCGCAAGCTCCCCCATGTCCTGGATCTCGGGGCCGCCGATGGTTCTCTCCCTGTGCCGCGGTCCCGACGCCGGCTTCAGGGCCTCTGCCAGCAGCTCCCCGGCGACGTCCGAGGGTGCGATCGGCTGGAACCGGGCACCTTTGACCACGGGGATGACCCGCATCCTCGAACCGGCGGCAAACATTGTCGCGAGCAGGGAATGAAACTGTGTCGCCCGGAGAACGACGGTTTCCAGCCCCGACCGTTGAAAGACGAGTTCCTTGGCTGCCTTTGAGGTGTAGTAGCGGAAGCGGCTCCGGTCGCAGTTGACGATCGAGAGCACGACGGCCCTGGCCACACCGGCGTCCTGGGCTGCAGCCAGCAGCCGTGCGCCGCCGTCGGCGAAGTTGACTTGGGCCCGTCCGGAACGCGCCTCCAGACAGTCGATCACGACGTCGGCCCCTGCCAGTGCCGCCGCCAGCCCCTCGCCGGTGCGGACATCCGCCGGGAAGTACTCGGCCCCGGCTGCCCGGGCCACCGATCCGACGTGCGGTGGATTCCTGCAAAGCGCCGCGACCGAGTGGCCTTGCGCCACCGCCAGCCGCACAACTTCCCGTCCCACCTGGCCGGTTCCGCCGGCAACACAAATCCGAGTCATGCCCTGAGGCTACCGCGTCCGCGGTTCCTAGTGGCCGGGGCGCGTGAATTTCGATCCGCGGGCACAAAGAAGCCCCGGTCTGCCACTGCGGGCGGGCCGGGGCTCGAACAAACCAGCCTTAGGCCCTGCGGCGCTGCAAGACATCGTCCAGGTTGCTCAGGGCGCTCTGGGCCTTACCCACGGGTTTGGGGTCGGCATCCCTGGCGCGACTAGCAGCCTGTGCCTGCGGGTGGCCCTGCTTCAGAGAGGGCTTTCCGACCGCTTTGGGGGCTTCTGGCAGGTCAAGCGGCACGGGTGCGGCCCGTTCGGCTTTGGGTGCCTCCACGTAGGTGGGCTTGGGGACCTCCACCGGGTCCCAACTGGCTCCTTGCCCCACACGGGCATCGGCGGCGCGGACCGAGGCGTCGGCGGAGGCCGCGGCTTCCGCCAGTGCAGCCTGACGAAGCTCAGGGGCGGTCAACGCAATCGGCGCTGGCTTCTGATCCGCCGCGCCGGCCTGGGCGTCGAACAGCGGGTTATCGGCCCGTTCGCGGAGCTCTTCGGGCGCGTGCAGCGGAAAGTGTGACGGAGCGGACCGGTCAGGGTGCGTCGGCGCGGACATGGCCGCGCGGAAGGCTGCGTCCACCTTGCGGCGCCGGTCCCGGACCGCAAGCCAGCGGAGAGTAAACACGGCGGCAGCGGCACCGAGCAAAGTGGTAACCGGCAGCCAGAATGAACCGAGACCGAAGAGTCCCAGGACCGCAGATACGAATCCGGTGAGCAGCAGCAGCAGCCCTGCCGCCGCCAAGACCAGCCGTCCGTAGCGGATTTTGAATGCCGGGGCGGGCGCTTGAGTCCAGGGGCCGCCGTCGGACGTGATGTTCCCGGAACCGGATCCGGTCCGGTGTGTGCTGGTCATAGTTCTCTCCTGCTGGGCCGCCATCTTCATGACGTACCCGGCTTGCGGGCTTGCTGTTTCAAGATTGCTGGCGTCCGGTGCGTGCTCACCAGCGGGCTGAACCAGGTGGCGTCCGTTCCGGAGCAAGTACGGAGCTACCCACACAATCCAGAGCGCAACAGCAATGACAAGGATCACAGAGCTGCTAAGGGGAAAGTCCACATCAAAACCGTATGAGCAATGCCCGGTGCAGCCCGGCATTGTCCCCGGTGTGTCGCGGGGCAACTGGCAATTGACCGAATGAGTCGCACAACGGCGGTTCCGGAGGGGCCGGCCGGCTACGCGGGGCGGCCCCGCTGCCACCGTTCCAGCAGGCCTCCGGGCACTTCTTCGGAGGTCAACGCGAAGCTTCTGTGGTCAGCCCATTCGCCGTTTATGTGAAGGAACCGCGGCCGGTAGCCTTCGTCGCGGAACCCGAGTTTCTCAACCACCCGGAGGCTCGGCGCGTTTTGCGGACGGATGTTGATTTCCATCCGGTGCAGTCCCAGTGTCTGGAAGCAATAGTCGGTCACCAAAGCAACGGCGGTGGGGGCAATGCCGTGTCCGGCACGGTCCTTATCCACCCAGTAGCCCAGGGTAGCCATCATGGCCGAGCCCCACACGATGGAGGAAACCGTCAACTGCCCCACGATCACAGGGTCCCGGAAGCCGGGCGTCCTGGCTGTGATGAGAAACGGCAACGACGTTCCTTGGGCAGCCTGAATCTTCAGGGACCGCACCATTTGCCGGTAATCGGGAAGGCCGCCCCCGGGGACAGGGTTGGACGCTTCCCATGGGGCCAGCCACTCGCTGTTGCGCGAGCGTACCTCGGACCATTCCCTGCGGTCCCGGTAGCGGATAGGCCGCAACACCAGGTCGCCGGTTTCAAGCGTTACCGGCCACTGGAAGCTCCCCGCCACGTGCGCTACTTGGTCAGGGTGGGCGCCAGGCTCGCCGCGAAGCCGGGGAGCCATTCCCGCAGGCCGGGTCCCAGGTCCTCGCTGTCGATGGCCAGCTGGACGCACGCCTTCAGGTAGCTGAGCTTATCGCCGGTGTCGTAGCGGCGGCCGCGGAAGATCACGCCGTAAACGCCGTACCCTTCACCTTCACCGGAGGCCAGTTCCTGCAGCGCGTCGGTGAGCTGAATTTCGCCGCCCCGCCCGGGCTTGGTGTGTTCCAGGACTTCGAAGGCGGCCGGGTGGAGGACGTACCGGCCAATTATCGCGAGGTTGGACGGGGCATCTTTGACGTCAGGCTTCTCGACCAGGTGCTTGATCTGGACGTAGTCCTCGCCGGCAATCGTTTGAACATCCGCACAGCCGTATGCGCTGATTTCAGACGGCTCAACCTCGATCAGCGCTACCACCGATCCGCCGGTCTTGGCCTGGACCTCGATCATGGTGCTGAGGAGTTCGTCCCGGGCATCGATCAGGTCATCGCCCAGGAGGACGGCGAACGGCTCGTAACCGACGTGCTGCTTTGCACGGAGGACGGCGTGGCCGAGACCCATCGGATCGCCCTGGCGCACATAGTGGATGTCGCCGAGGTTGCTGGCGGCCTGAATCGACTCAAGCTTGGCGGTGTCGCCCTTGGCCTCCAAGGTGGCTTCCAGGGTGGGGACGCGGTCAAAATGGTCCTCCAGGGCGCGCTTGTTGCGGCCGGTGATCATCAGGATGTCGCTCAGCCCAACGTTGACGGCTTCTTCGACGACGTACTGAATGGCGGGCTTGTCGACGACAGGCAGCATTTCCTTGGGCATGGCCTTGGTGGCCGGAAGGAACCTGGTGCCGAGGCCGGCTGCGGGGATGACGGCCTTGCGGACGGGAGCGTTGGGTGTAGTCACTGGACTAATCTAACGGAGGGACCAAGCATTAGGTAATCATTGGAGCCGGCGCGGGCCGCAGCCTCAGGGGCCGGATCCGCCGAACGGACAGGACGTCATGGCATCGAAAGAAGAGATCCGGGCAAGCCACCGGGCCCGGCGCACTGCCCTGGCGCCGGCCGAGGTAGAGGCCGCCGGCATGGGCATCGCCCGGCACGGTCTCTCCTGGGCTGCGAGCCTGACCGGCGGCAGCCCCGGCACCTTCGCCGTTTACCTGGGCGTGGGCACAGAGCCGCCAACCTTCCCCCTGCTGGGGGTGCTGCATGCGGCGGGGCACCGGCTGCTGCTTCCGGTCTGCGAGCCCGGCCTGACCCTGAGCTGGGTGCACTGGACGCCGGCGTCCGAGTACGTCCGGAGCCGCTACGCACCAATCCTGGAACCTGCGGGGGATCGCCTCGACACCACCGCACTGCGGCACGCGGATGGCATTTTCCTGCCTGCCACCGCTCTTGACTTCTCCGGCAACCGGATCGGCCAGGGTGGCGGCTACTACGACAAGTTCCTGGCGGCGCTGGGCACCCTCCTGGCCACCCGGGCTCCGGCGCCCGACGGCGGTCTGTTGGCGCCGCTGCCCACCGCAGCCGTCGTCTATGACAGCGAGGTGCTGTCCGCCGGGAGCATCCCTGCGGAGTCGTTCGACCGGAAAGTGGCCGCTGCTCTCACCCCGTCAGGGCTACTGGAACTCCTGGACCCGGCATCCGGGGACGCACGGCCGGGATGCTAGAATTGGCACTCAGGCCCTGCGACTGCTAAGGGACGGATCTGGCTGGAGACATATCGGCCGGGACCGTTGGCTCAGCGGCACGGGACCTGCTCGTTTGTTCCAGAGGAGGATTCCCAGTGCCCACCTATGCGTACGCCTGCAAGGACTGCAGCCACGCCTTCGAGATCGTGCAGTCGTTCACCGACAGCTCCCTCACGTCCTGCCCGGAATGCCACGGGACCCTGCGCAAGAAGTTCAACAGCGTGGGTGTGGTCTTCAAGGGGTCTGGTTTTTACCGGACAGACTCCCGCGAAGCTAAAGGCAGCACTGTTGCACCGGCTCCCGCCCCGGCGGCAACGCCTGCGCCCGCCGCCGTTTCTTCTTCCGCCAGCTAACGGCCGCCGCCTTGGGGTCTCCTCGGCGGCATTGTCCACATAGCCGCGGCAGGGTCTGACCCACGACCGGTCCCCTGCGTAGTGTCGGCCTATGCCCACTCGCGACCTTCCCTTGCCGGTCGGCGGATTTCGTTCCGTACGGTCCCCCGCATCCCCGGTGCGCCCGGCATCGGGCCCCTACTGGTTCCAGAGGGGCGGGCCCTCCGCCAGCCACCGACCCGGCGGGCTAAGCCCGGGACGGCTTCAGCAGGGCCGCAGACCAAAAAGGCAGCCGGCCCGCCGGCAGATGGTCCGGTGGCTCGGACGCAACCGGCGGTTGGCGGTGGCGTTGCTGCTGTGCCTCGCAGCAGCTCTCACGGTGCAACAGCTGACCCCGGCTCCCGCTGACAGTGTCTCCGCGGTCGCCGCGGCCAGGGATCTCCCGGCAGGCGAAACCCTCAGTCCGGACGACCTGACACTCCTGAGCGTCCCCCACGCCCTGGTTCCGGCCGGAAGCAGCTATGGCAGCACCGACGCCCTGCAGGGCCAGCAGTTGGCCGTCGCCCTGCGCCAGGGTCAGTTGCTCTCCGATTCCCAGCTCCTTGGCCCCGGACTGCTGGCCGGAAGCCGGCCGGGATCAGCGGCCGTGCCGCTCCGGATGGCGGATCCGGCCTCGATCCAGCTGCTCTCCCCCGGGCAACTCGTCAATGTGGTCATGACGAGCGGCGACGCCTTCGATCAGCCCGCTTCGTCCCAAGTATTGGCCGCAGCCGTTCCGGTGCTGTGGACTTCCGGGCGCGGCAGCGACGCCGGCCCCTGGGCGGGCGCGGGAGATATCGACGGTCTCCTGGTGGTCGCCGCGGACGCCGAGCAGGCCCGTCGTCTCGCCGGCGCGTCCACGCAGGGCAAGCTGTTTTTCGTCCTAGTCCCGGCAGATTCGGGCTAGCAACCCCGGACGCCGGAGAGGCGGCCCCGCGGGTGCCCCCCGGAACCGCCCCGTCTCTTGAGGTGCGTCAGCCCCAGTGCGGAGGCTTCTGCTCCTGTAGCCAGGAATCGTGGTCGTAGCCACCGGTGTCGTCGCCCCAGCGGCGCGGATCGTCCTCAGCAGCCTTGTTCGGCAGCACATCGTCCGGGACCGACGCAGACAAGGACTTGGGCGCCGGGTCATCCAGGCTTCCGTCCGTGGCGTCGCTGTTGGCATGGCCCGCTTCGTTGCCGTCCTGGACGTTGACGTCACCGTCACTGTTGGCGTGGCCGTCTCCGCCACCTTCCTGGGCATTGACGTCACCGGCGCCTGGAGCGGGGTGCGCGCCGCCGGTATCCCGGGGGGCGTCGTCGGCATCCACGGCGTCGGCATCCATGGCGTCGGCATCCATTGCATCGGCCTCCCTGTCGCCCTGACCTTCATCCTCCCGGGGTGCACTGCCCGGGCTTCCGGCCGGGGACTCATCCTCGCTGGCCGGTGCTTCGTTGACATCCAGGTTCTCCACGTCGTCGTCAAAGAACCCCGGCGACGCCTGGTTTCGGTGAGCTCCGACCGGCTTTTCCAGACCCAGATATCCACCGATGCGGTCCGCGCAGGCCGATGGATCGGTAAACACCTCAATAGTCCACAGCGGCATGTACCGCCACCCGAGCCGTTCCAGGAGCTGCGGACGGAGCCTGCTGCGTTCGCGGACAGTCAGCCGGCGGTACTGCTCGGTGCCGTCGGACTCGATCGCCACGGGACGGGGAATTTCAGCATCGTCCTGGCCGAGGGTGCTCAGCGGGTCCGCCGCTGCCACCATATTCAGGACGCCGTCGTACTGGTGCCAGACCCGGGCTCCCCGGGCGCGCAGACGGTCGCCGAGATCTGCCACAAGCGGGTCCGCGCCCAAAGCCTGCTCGCTGGCCGCCGCCCGTGAGGCCGGGCTTCCAAGATCGGAGTTGCCCGCAATTTCACGGTCTATCAATTGGTAGAAGTCGACGGCGCCGTGACTGAGGCGGGTCACATCCAGGTCCTCGGGCCGGAAACAGCTGAGCACGTGCAGCGAGCGTCGCGCCCTCGTCATGGCCAGGGCGAACCGGGCCCGTCCGCCGTCGGCAGACAGGGGTCCGAGGCTGTGAAGTGCGCGGCCGTGCGGTGTACGTCCATAGCCGGGCGAGAAAATGATGTGATCGCGGACCAGGCCTTGTGCACGTTCCAGATCCACTACACGGAAGGATTCTTCCCCGGCCGTGAAGAAGCTGGCCAGCGACGGGTAGTTGGGCAACTGCAACCGAATGGACTCGCCGATGCGGGCCGCGTGCCGAAGGCTCCCGGTAACAACAGCCAAGGAGGTCAGGGGCCGCAGTCTGGCGTGTTCGAAGACCAGTTCCACAGCGCGGTTCACTTCGGCCACGACGGATTCAACACCATCCTGGTCAGCGCTGGGCAGGCCCGTGCCATCCGGAAGATATTCCACTGTGAGCGCACGGTCCAGGCCCGTCGCCGATTGCCCCTCCGGCAGCCGGCTCAGCTCGCCACCGTAAAAGCTGTTGCTTAGTTGCCGCACGAGATCTTCGTCAACCGCGCGGTAGACGTGGCGCAGCTTGCAGACAGGCAGCACCGCCGACAGCGCACTGAACGCGCTTTCCACATCTTGATGGGAGCTTTCGCCGGCTGCGAGCCGTTCCACCCCGACGGAGAACGTCCGCGGGCTGGCGATGCGGT is drawn from Micrococcaceae bacterium Sec5.8 and contains these coding sequences:
- a CDS encoding serine/threonine-protein kinase, translating into MQIAQTGQALGASYRFGERVGSGAVGDVWTVTSADGQTFAAKVLRPEHADDPSLVERFVRERSVLLGLRDPHIVTVRDMVVEGPRLAIVMDYIAGGSLRDAVKETGPLRPLDALTVTAEVFDALAFAHARGVTHRDIKPDNVLLTRPWPECGVGDVRVSDFGISNVVGERIRQTTGLIGTPLYMPPELISRGLSGPPGDVYSTGVMLYELLAGRTPFAGPGTDFSVAYRHVSARPPRIPVDDAVWDVLDGLLSKDPAQRPTAAEAASTLRRLAPRLAGSAAIARGEAPADFAAVDRPATVVRGAFSEEELAALAAPPPAGDGGEAPELGEAGSATIARPIPRRVVRPLAEVRPEETSAVPFWRTRKALLLAGTAGLLLVAMVVGFAVLAPGNQQNAPAAAGERLSAQLQDTALPTGLTISRAASYEPSSGQIRLTIAYAAQKAPLSGDFLEVIPGLAGGDACPAASWDGSSVSRNQPSITGLDVECGWKVSGLEIPAGGSVQVTATVPVSPADQKALDAWLRAGSGTTTTATQDPAVKSTEYPVQRLKGVEVRTPTRVVTPSPLKITLVPVWAGGADELNPMYVSPTSGKPSQMLVAVSGGEKGVRFSDGCGGALAVDSAGLTVTALQITPQCTVRASVGNFTELQSQSFGITSRENSQD
- a CDS encoding NADPH:quinone reductase yields the protein MKAIVYRATGDPSVLELIDREVRDPGRGEARVRMVVSAVNPTDWKSRRGAKPGEALPFPEVVPNQDGAGVVDAVGPGVKHLHVGDRVWLALAAYQRADGGTAQEFAVVPAERIFPLPENAGFDLGASLGVPAITAHRALTVAEDGPRRLHPGALDGKVVLVAGGAGAVGHAAIQLAKWAGAVVITTVSGPAKAALVRAAGADHVINYRETSAVAEIRRIAPGGVDQIVEVAPAQNAELDLAVIRNRGSVAVYANNGGDLVSLDVRRHFSLNVRYQFVLLYTVGMAAVHAAAEDINAAIADGALPVGEAAGLPLHRFDLAGTAAAHAAVEESIVGKVLIDVSAG
- a CDS encoding cold-shock protein gives rise to the protein MATGTVKWFNAEKGFGFIAPEDGSADVFAHYSAIASSGYKSLDENQKVQFDITQGPKGPQAENIQPL
- a CDS encoding NAD(P)H-binding protein, producing the protein MTRICVAGGTGQVGREVVRLAVAQGHSVAALCRNPPHVGSVARAAGAEYFPADVRTGEGLAAALAGADVVIDCLEARSGRAQVNFADGGARLLAAAQDAGVARAVVLSIVNCDRSRFRYYTSKAAKELVFQRSGLETVVLRATQFHSLLATMFAAGSRMRVIPVVKGARFQPIAPSDVAGELLAEALKPASGPRHRERTIGGPEIQDMGELALEWKAATGSHGRLVRMPLPGAMGKYLRAGLNLVPEERHAGETFRGWLAKSADSL
- a CDS encoding GNAT family protein; the encoded protein is MAGSFQWPVTLETGDLVLRPIRYRDRREWSEVRSRNSEWLAPWEASNPVPGGGLPDYRQMVRSLKIQAAQGTSLPFLITARTPGFRDPVIVGQLTVSSIVWGSAMMATLGYWVDKDRAGHGIAPTAVALVTDYCFQTLGLHRMEINIRPQNAPSLRVVEKLGFRDEGYRPRFLHINGEWADHRSFALTSEEVPGGLLERWQRGRPA
- the galU gene encoding UTP--glucose-1-phosphate uridylyltransferase GalU produces the protein MTTPNAPVRKAVIPAAGLGTRFLPATKAMPKEMLPVVDKPAIQYVVEEAVNVGLSDILMITGRNKRALEDHFDRVPTLEATLEAKGDTAKLESIQAASNLGDIHYVRQGDPMGLGHAVLRAKQHVGYEPFAVLLGDDLIDARDELLSTMIEVQAKTGGSVVALIEVEPSEISAYGCADVQTIAGEDYVQIKHLVEKPDVKDAPSNLAIIGRYVLHPAAFEVLEHTKPGRGGEIQLTDALQELASGEGEGYGVYGVIFRGRRYDTGDKLSYLKACVQLAIDSEDLGPGLREWLPGFAASLAPTLTK
- a CDS encoding 5-formyltetrahydrofolate cyclo-ligase, whose translation is MASKEEIRASHRARRTALAPAEVEAAGMGIARHGLSWAASLTGGSPGTFAVYLGVGTEPPTFPLLGVLHAAGHRLLLPVCEPGLTLSWVHWTPASEYVRSRYAPILEPAGDRLDTTALRHADGIFLPATALDFSGNRIGQGGGYYDKFLAALGTLLATRAPAPDGGLLAPLPTAAVVYDSEVLSAGSIPAESFDRKVAAALTPSGLLELLDPASGDARPGC
- a CDS encoding FmdB family zinc ribbon protein; amino-acid sequence: MPTYAYACKDCSHAFEIVQSFTDSSLTSCPECHGTLRKKFNSVGVVFKGSGFYRTDSREAKGSTVAPAPAPAATPAPAAVSSSAS
- a CDS encoding RcpC/CpaB family pilus assembly protein, whose product is MVRWLGRNRRLAVALLLCLAAALTVQQLTPAPADSVSAVAAARDLPAGETLSPDDLTLLSVPHALVPAGSSYGSTDALQGQQLAVALRQGQLLSDSQLLGPGLLAGSRPGSAAVPLRMADPASIQLLSPGQLVNVVMTSGDAFDQPASSQVLAAAVPVLWTSGRGSDAGPWAGAGDIDGLLVVAADAEQARRLAGASTQGKLFFVLVPADSG